The following proteins come from a genomic window of Aequorivita marisscotiae:
- a CDS encoding UvrD-helicase domain-containing protein, with the protein MENVTSLEKQTSFSIYNAAAGSGKTFTLVKEYLKQILSAKNDDYFKHLLAITFTNKAVAEMKQRIVDTLVNFSNEQNAASPLPMLRILAEETGLTITEIQVRSKRILKNLLHNYAAFSVETIDRFNHRLIRTFARDLKLATNFEVTLETDELLAEAVDLLLSKAGENKEITKVLLDFALEKTDDDKSWDISRDIASAAKLLYNENEATHVSILKQKSLEEFLEFKKQLLKRKKILSAEIETIALQTLALIEESGLQFNDFSGSYLPKHFQNLATGRFQLNFSTKWQETMGEKPLYPGRVSHAIKGIIDELTPVFIKNFQQTKTMVFKLLLVENILKNTTPQSVINLVNQEIEAIKEEKNVLPISEFNSLINKEIKNQPAPFIYERLGEKYRHFFIDEFQDTSKLQWENIIPLIDNALSQQLEPSSGSLLLVGDAKQSIYRWRGGLPEQFMDLYGKVNPFQREKKIHTLGTNFRSCAEIVKFNNEFFSFVSSYFANPNHGELYLEGNKQECNDKKNGYIKFEFIEKQNKAEKNETYSSLVFETILKARNNGFSESDICILTRRKAEGIALGAFLMERGVPVISSETLLLQSSPLVQILVFALQLCVYPNKEEAKIQLLDLLHDHLKISKEKHTFFTKFLNISETKFVENLKEYNLEFTFNRMRSVSLYEAFEYCIEKFEIAKTADAYLFGFMDLVYDFEQKPQADKVLFLDYWETKKESASIPASEGTNAVQLMTVHKAKGLEFPVVIFPFADIQLYDGKLDKLWYPLQMEDFSFSEAQINFKSEIANYSQVGEQLYNDHRSQLELDNINLLYVTLTRAVEQLFIFSEMPKDSKDGIPTCYNQLFMEFLKQKGVWNNDQMIYEFGSDSTKTSKVKKIIAQVEPSYISSSPKRHGLKLVAPQELYLEEDTAAAISAGNLLHETMAKIYTKADATKVLMELEERAIIPKEELEKLQQTVYKIIQHPKLENLFSGTDSVYNERSIITKDGLVLRPDRINVNLKNTAVVIDYKTGLPTTRHKEQVAQYANALTEMGFLNIEKILIYSNEDEIVINKV; encoded by the coding sequence GTGGAAAATGTAACTTCCTTGGAAAAACAAACCTCCTTTTCAATATATAATGCTGCCGCAGGGAGCGGTAAAACATTCACCCTTGTAAAAGAATATCTGAAACAAATTCTTTCCGCAAAAAACGACGACTATTTTAAGCACCTTTTGGCAATAACATTTACCAATAAAGCGGTTGCCGAAATGAAGCAGCGAATTGTAGATACTCTGGTAAATTTTAGCAATGAGCAAAATGCTGCATCACCGCTGCCCATGTTGCGCATTTTAGCAGAAGAAACCGGACTCACTATTACAGAAATTCAAGTACGGTCTAAAAGAATTCTTAAAAACTTGCTCCATAATTACGCGGCGTTTAGCGTTGAAACTATTGATAGGTTTAACCATAGGCTTATACGTACATTTGCGCGCGATTTAAAATTGGCAACCAATTTTGAAGTCACGCTGGAAACAGATGAACTTTTGGCGGAAGCCGTAGATCTTTTATTGAGCAAAGCGGGTGAAAATAAAGAAATTACAAAAGTATTGCTCGATTTTGCCTTGGAGAAAACCGATGACGACAAATCGTGGGATATTTCGAGAGATATTGCCAGCGCCGCAAAATTGCTTTATAATGAAAATGAAGCCACACATGTTTCTATTTTGAAACAAAAATCTTTGGAAGAATTTCTCGAATTTAAAAAGCAATTACTTAAAAGAAAGAAGATTCTCTCTGCCGAAATTGAAACAATTGCTTTGCAGACCCTCGCGCTAATTGAAGAAAGCGGCTTGCAGTTTAATGATTTTAGCGGTAGCTATTTGCCGAAGCATTTTCAGAACCTTGCAACCGGCAGATTCCAACTTAATTTTTCAACTAAATGGCAAGAAACCATGGGCGAAAAGCCTCTGTATCCAGGCCGTGTTTCTCACGCAATTAAAGGGATAATAGATGAACTAACACCCGTATTCATCAAAAATTTTCAGCAAACAAAAACGATGGTCTTTAAATTGTTGCTAGTTGAAAATATTCTAAAAAATACAACGCCACAGTCAGTGATTAATTTAGTAAATCAGGAAATTGAAGCTATCAAGGAGGAAAAAAACGTCCTGCCAATTTCAGAATTCAATTCGTTGATAAACAAGGAAATTAAGAACCAACCGGCGCCTTTTATATATGAACGCTTGGGTGAAAAATACCGTCATTTTTTTATCGATGAATTTCAGGATACATCAAAGTTGCAATGGGAAAATATTATACCATTAATAGATAATGCCCTGTCGCAACAATTGGAACCAAGTTCTGGTAGCTTGCTATTGGTAGGCGATGCCAAACAATCTATCTATCGTTGGCGCGGTGGGTTGCCCGAACAATTTATGGATTTGTACGGAAAAGTGAATCCGTTTCAGCGGGAAAAGAAAATACACACATTGGGCACTAATTTTCGTAGTTGTGCAGAAATCGTAAAATTTAATAATGAATTTTTCAGCTTTGTGTCTTCATATTTTGCCAATCCAAATCACGGTGAATTATATCTAGAAGGTAACAAACAAGAATGCAACGATAAAAAAAACGGCTACATAAAATTCGAATTTATTGAAAAGCAAAATAAGGCCGAAAAAAACGAAACCTATTCAAGCCTTGTTTTTGAAACTATTTTAAAAGCGAGAAACAACGGTTTCTCCGAAAGCGATATTTGTATTTTAACGCGCCGAAAAGCAGAAGGAATTGCCCTCGGTGCTTTTTTAATGGAGCGGGGTGTGCCAGTTATTTCTTCAGAAACATTACTGCTACAATCTTCGCCATTGGTGCAAATATTGGTTTTTGCATTGCAACTTTGCGTGTATCCAAATAAAGAGGAGGCTAAAATACAACTACTAGATTTACTGCACGATCATTTAAAAATTTCGAAAGAAAAACATACATTTTTTACTAAATTTTTAAATATTTCTGAAACAAAATTCGTCGAAAACCTTAAGGAATACAACCTCGAATTTACCTTTAATCGAATGCGTTCCGTTTCACTTTACGAAGCTTTTGAATATTGCATTGAAAAATTTGAAATTGCGAAAACAGCAGATGCTTATCTATTTGGTTTTATGGATTTAGTTTATGATTTTGAACAAAAGCCACAAGCCGATAAAGTCTTGTTTTTAGATTATTGGGAAACCAAAAAAGAAAGCGCTTCCATTCCCGCTAGTGAAGGAACCAACGCAGTGCAATTGATGACTGTTCACAAAGCGAAAGGATTAGAGTTTCCAGTGGTAATTTTTCCATTTGCCGATATTCAATTGTACGATGGTAAGCTAGATAAACTGTGGTATCCTTTACAAATGGAAGATTTCAGTTTTAGTGAAGCGCAGATAAACTTTAAGTCCGAAATAGCTAATTATAGCCAAGTGGGCGAGCAATTATACAACGATCATCGCAGCCAGTTAGAGCTAGATAATATTAATTTACTCTACGTTACTTTAACCCGCGCAGTGGAGCAGCTTTTTATTTTTTCAGAAATGCCCAAAGACTCAAAGGACGGAATTCCTACCTGTTACAACCAGCTTTTTATGGAGTTTTTAAAACAGAAAGGGGTGTGGAATAATGACCAAATGATTTATGAATTCGGAAGTGATTCAACGAAAACCTCAAAGGTTAAAAAAATCATTGCACAGGTAGAGCCAAGTTATATATCCAGTAGCCCAAAACGGCATGGACTAAAACTGGTCGCGCCTCAAGAACTTTATTTGGAAGAAGATACCGCTGCTGCAATTTCTGCTGGAAATTTGCTTCATGAAACCATGGCTAAAATTTATACAAAGGCCGATGCAACAAAAGTTTTGATGGAACTGGAAGAAAGGGCAATAATTCCAAAGGAAGAATTAGAGAAATTACAGCAA